The Leucobacter viscericola genome includes a window with the following:
- a CDS encoding bifunctional lysylphosphatidylglycerol flippase/synthetase MprF: MRQNIKRWLQTRPVTLTITAIVLLGGTALLILGPHARLEELTVDLTSITQRQWWTFVTSQLLVVGWVNLFVSVVALLAGLGWAEGRIGSLRTIIAFVITGTTATLIGLGLQLVSARLDEYWAISVRHIDTFDPLTPLAGTLAWASASASPLWRRRIRVLLIGVAATLLLYRSSPAYLYLAIAVGVGLLGGRISVGRPKRAAFSSSRHEVRSLLAAVTAVLAAGPLFRLISSPHQRAFALGQVMFGELPSRPELGPCPPGANSLACPGVLLWDHNPALIGVQVIVAVLLLLCAWGLLKGRRLALWTMVVLSAAAAVIVTTRLISAPRDETFSERHGLETALWLFSGIAIPVAFMIVLIWQRRAFPPRARAGAAAHTRDRDALLRSNGNTLSWMATWPGNQTFVTTDGQNAVAYRAVNGFAITISDPFGAADTAQNTQATLNEFIAYCDSVALQPAFYSIHDSTAEPLRRAGWSTLEVAEETILDPRTFTLSGKRAQDLRTAVNRANRTGLRTRMATWTDLPLRITTQITNISEEWVANKDLPELSFTLGGLDELQDADVLVAIVLDEEDNVLAITSWLPMYQNGIVTGRTLDVMRRRSTAPNGTMEFLIADTIRQFGEDELALVSLSGSPLAQTATAADSTLNRLMQLLSRGLEPSYGFRSLARFKAKFSSNSQPMYLAYRDSLALPAIGFALGRCYLPTAAPRQLASLLRAK, from the coding sequence ACCTCTTCGTGTCGGTGGTTGCACTGCTCGCGGGACTCGGCTGGGCAGAGGGGCGCATCGGCAGTCTGCGCACGATCATCGCCTTTGTGATTACGGGAACCACCGCGACGCTGATCGGCCTGGGGCTGCAGCTCGTGTCGGCGCGCCTGGACGAGTACTGGGCCATCTCAGTGCGGCACATCGACACTTTTGATCCCCTCACTCCACTCGCGGGAACACTCGCGTGGGCGAGCGCTTCCGCCTCACCGCTGTGGCGGCGACGCATTCGTGTCTTGCTCATCGGCGTCGCGGCGACCCTTTTGCTGTACCGCAGCTCTCCCGCCTACCTGTATCTTGCGATCGCGGTGGGTGTTGGGTTGTTGGGCGGCAGGATCAGCGTCGGCCGACCGAAGCGCGCGGCCTTTTCAAGCTCGCGTCACGAGGTGCGCAGCCTCCTCGCGGCCGTGACGGCGGTGCTTGCGGCGGGCCCACTGTTCCGGCTCATTTCTTCGCCCCACCAGAGGGCGTTTGCCCTCGGACAGGTCATGTTCGGAGAGCTGCCCTCGCGACCCGAACTGGGGCCCTGCCCGCCCGGCGCAAACTCTCTCGCCTGCCCGGGCGTCTTGCTTTGGGACCACAACCCGGCGCTCATCGGGGTGCAGGTGATTGTCGCCGTGCTGTTGCTGCTCTGCGCGTGGGGCCTGCTCAAGGGGCGCCGCCTCGCGCTGTGGACCATGGTGGTGCTATCGGCCGCGGCGGCGGTCATCGTGACAACGCGCCTGATCAGTGCGCCGCGTGACGAGACCTTCTCCGAGCGACACGGGCTTGAAACCGCGCTCTGGCTGTTCTCGGGCATCGCGATCCCAGTGGCCTTCATGATCGTTCTCATCTGGCAGCGTCGCGCATTTCCGCCAAGAGCTCGCGCCGGGGCCGCCGCCCACACTCGTGACCGTGACGCGCTACTGCGCAGCAACGGCAACACCCTCAGCTGGATGGCCACGTGGCCGGGCAACCAGACTTTCGTGACCACCGACGGGCAAAACGCAGTCGCCTATCGCGCCGTGAACGGGTTTGCCATCACCATCTCCGATCCATTCGGTGCGGCCGACACCGCTCAGAACACACAAGCCACCCTCAACGAGTTCATCGCGTACTGCGACAGCGTTGCCCTGCAACCCGCGTTCTACAGCATCCACGATTCCACGGCCGAGCCGCTTCGTAGGGCTGGCTGGTCCACCCTCGAGGTCGCAGAGGAGACGATCCTCGACCCGCGCACCTTCACGCTCAGCGGTAAGCGCGCGCAGGATCTTCGCACGGCAGTGAACCGGGCCAACCGCACCGGCCTGCGCACCCGCATGGCCACCTGGACCGACCTGCCGCTGCGCATCACCACGCAGATCACGAACATCTCGGAGGAGTGGGTCGCCAACAAGGATCTGCCAGAGCTGTCGTTTACCCTCGGTGGTCTCGACGAGCTGCAGGATGCCGACGTGCTCGTTGCGATCGTGCTCGACGAAGAAGACAACGTGCTCGCGATCACGAGCTGGTTGCCGATGTACCAGAACGGGATCGTCACCGGCCGCACCCTCGACGTGATGCGTCGCCGATCCACAGCCCCCAACGGCACGATGGAGTTTCTCATCGCCGACACGATCCGGCAGTTCGGTGAAGACGAGCTTGCTCTGGTCAGCCTCTCGGGTTCGCCCCTTGCCCAGACCGCGACCGCCGCCGACTCGACGCTCAACCGCCTCATGCAGCTGCTCAGTCGCGGGCTCGAACCGTCATACGGATTCCGCTCGCTTGCTCGGTTCAAGGCCAAGTTCTCTTCGAACTCGCAGCCCATGTATCTCGCCTACCGCGACTCGCTCGCGCTGCCCGCAATCGGGTTTGCGCTCGGCCGGTGCTACCTGCCGACGGCGGCGCCAAGGCAGCTCGCTTCGCTGTTGCGGGCGAAGTAA